In Saprospiraceae bacterium, one DNA window encodes the following:
- a CDS encoding transposase — protein MSTKYKFIDTNGIYFVSFATVSWVDVFTRLTYMEIFIESVRYCQQNKGLNLHAWCLMSNHAHLVFSRSGQYSHSDILRDLKKFTSKNLIEAIENNPSESRKEWMMSIFRNAGQNKSNNKVYQFWQQDNHPIELFSPAVTFQKIDYVHNNPVVAGIVSEPDHYLHSSARDYLGINGVLDVEILERPMSLEGYVFSY, from the coding sequence GTGAGTACTAAGTACAAGTTTATAGATACTAATGGTATATACTTTGTAAGTTTTGCAACGGTATCATGGGTAGATGTTTTTACCAGGCTCACCTATATGGAAATATTTATTGAGAGTGTAAGATATTGTCAACAAAACAAAGGATTAAATCTCCATGCTTGGTGCTTGATGAGCAATCATGCACATTTGGTATTTTCTAGATCAGGTCAATATAGTCATTCAGATATTTTACGTGATCTCAAAAAATTTACTTCTAAAAACCTTATCGAAGCTATTGAAAACAATCCATCTGAAAGTAGAAAAGAGTGGATGATGAGCATTTTCAGAAACGCTGGTCAAAACAAAAGCAACAATAAGGTATATCAATTTTGGCAACAAGACAATCACCCTATTGAACTTTTTAGTCCTGCTGTTACGTTTCAAAAGATAGATTATGTGCATAATAACCCTGTTGTGGCAGGTATAGTGAGCGAACCCGACCATTATTTACATAGTAGTGCAAGAGATTATTTAGGAATAAATGGTGTTTTGGATGTAGAGATTTTAGAAAGACCTATGAGTCTTGAAGGTTATGTGTTTAGTTATTGA
- a CDS encoding T9SS type A sorting domain-containing protein, whose product MIYEKFYASDIIQSTDVSIMVKTDKVNMQLFTILIDAVCQGIKYGSGDRNGFGSAASCNYDVNCPYGITRQPEIDAAVLTLVDGAFHCSATLLNNQCQDFKPFVLTADHCVAHPSWQQYHLWTFRFKYESGNPLCPGKQSVYGNQGTWFTMSGSQLRARYAPTDCALLEINGSLPQRPDISLAGWDRSGITPTFGFGIHHPVSDAKKISLEINPFTPYDRFNIGIQDHWRVVFDYGIIQNGSSGSGLFDNNKRIVGNLRGNPNNPCPQGSPSFFDDNCWCVNNPSVGAYGRFDYSWEGGGSNSTRLRNWLNNSNSLMTLNTIRTSWISPYVPNNGVEYVCTTNKLFTLNDQIPGSTVSWSVSNPSLFAISGGAATSGTGFNATLRAASPHVFGSAILTFTMANTGCNNTLIVTRQIWVGKPGLPITSPTGIPAVELIVGNTHTVYLSSAPGATTFTADWFGGGAVSRVDGGTYTMSATFQGNYVGSGRWQVVTSNSCGTKINTGQYNVVQTCQICPRINLNNPVQNVLTAMVPETYITKDASGNRLNIEGDFILMDQNGLTVRSEKFQDDRHTTDVSSIKSGLYILRMKTQDYDLTEKVVIIK is encoded by the coding sequence ATGATATACGAAAAATTTTACGCATCAGATATTATACAATCGACAGATGTAAGTATCATGGTCAAAACTGATAAAGTGAATATGCAACTATTTACCATCCTCATCGACGCAGTATGTCAGGGAATCAAATATGGATCGGGTGATCGAAACGGGTTTGGATCTGCTGCTTCCTGCAATTATGATGTAAATTGTCCATATGGGATAACGCGACAGCCTGAAATTGATGCCGCTGTTTTAACATTAGTAGATGGTGCGTTCCATTGTTCAGCAACATTATTAAACAATCAGTGCCAGGATTTTAAACCATTTGTACTGACTGCTGATCACTGTGTGGCTCACCCAAGTTGGCAACAATATCATTTATGGACATTTAGATTTAAATACGAGTCGGGAAATCCATTATGTCCGGGAAAACAATCAGTTTATGGAAACCAGGGTACATGGTTTACTATGAGTGGTTCACAACTAAGAGCACGATATGCACCTACGGATTGTGCATTATTGGAAATAAACGGTAGTTTGCCACAAAGACCAGACATTTCGCTAGCAGGGTGGGACAGGAGTGGAATCACACCTACTTTTGGCTTTGGTATCCATCACCCTGTCAGTGATGCAAAAAAAATTAGTTTAGAAATTAATCCGTTCACACCATATGACCGTTTCAACATAGGCATACAAGACCATTGGAGAGTGGTGTTTGACTATGGTATTATTCAAAATGGATCTTCAGGCTCTGGATTATTTGATAATAACAAAAGGATAGTTGGTAATTTACGAGGTAACCCAAATAACCCATGTCCTCAAGGAAGCCCATCGTTTTTTGATGACAACTGTTGGTGTGTAAATAATCCATCTGTAGGAGCTTATGGCAGGTTTGACTATTCTTGGGAGGGCGGTGGCTCTAATAGTACACGACTTAGAAATTGGCTTAATAATTCAAACTCGTTAATGACTTTAAATACAATACGCACTTCGTGGATAAGCCCTTATGTGCCCAATAATGGGGTTGAATATGTTTGTACGACAAATAAACTATTTACACTGAATGATCAGATACCCGGCAGCACGGTATCCTGGTCGGTATCCAATCCATCTCTGTTTGCAATTTCAGGAGGGGCAGCTACCTCAGGCACTGGTTTTAATGCCACACTTAGAGCTGCGTCACCTCATGTATTTGGTAGTGCGATATTAACATTTACCATGGCTAATACTGGATGTAACAATACTTTAATTGTAACCCGGCAAATTTGGGTTGGCAAACCAGGTCTACCTATAACATCCCCTACAGGAATTCCAGCTGTTGAACTAATAGTGGGTAATACACATACAGTCTATCTCAGCTCTGCACCTGGAGCTACTACATTTACTGCAGACTGGTTTGGAGGTGGTGCAGTTTCCAGGGTCGATGGAGGGACGTACACTATGTCTGCTACTTTTCAGGGCAACTATGTTGGTAGTGGTAGATGGCAGGTAGTCACATCCAATTCTTGTGGTACCAAGATCAATACTGGTCAATACAATGTGGTACAAACGTGCCAAATATGTCCCAGGATAAATTTAAATAATCCAGTACAAAATGTATTGACGGCTATGGTGCCTGAAACTTATATAACTAAAGATGCCTCAGGTAATAGATTAAACATAGAAGGTGATTTTATCCTAATGGATCAAAATGGGTTGACGGTCAGATCAGAAAAATTTCAGGATGATCGGCATACTACTGATGTATCAAGTATAAAATCAGGTTTGTACATATTGAGGATGAAGACTCAAGACTATGATCTTACAGAAAAAGTAGTCATCATCAAATAA
- the truA gene encoding tRNA pseudouridine(38-40) synthase TruA: MRYFVRLSYCGTAYNGWQNQPHAGTVTVQDVLEKAMSTYLRTTIQLTGCGRTDTGVHARDYYAHFDVEAQITDIKLFVYRINKILPADIAVHDTFVVQDDAHARFDAISRSYEYHLHTSKSPFLVHSMYYHYDINDFDLLNQAAALISEYQDFTTFCKLHSDAKTMDCNITESTWIKNENTYIYRITSDRFLRGMIRLIVGMCLNVSSGKLTIDEVREAMEARKRTGHDWSVPAVGLVLCDIKYPYLM, encoded by the coding sequence TTGAGATACTTTGTCAGACTTTCTTATTGCGGGACAGCGTATAATGGATGGCAAAACCAACCACATGCCGGTACTGTGACCGTACAGGATGTCCTGGAAAAAGCCATGTCCACTTATCTCCGCACCACAATCCAACTTACAGGTTGTGGACGCACAGATACAGGTGTGCACGCACGCGACTACTATGCACATTTTGATGTAGAAGCGCAAATCACAGATATAAAACTTTTTGTATACCGCATCAATAAGATATTGCCAGCAGATATTGCAGTACACGATACCTTTGTGGTACAGGATGATGCACATGCCAGATTTGATGCCATATCCAGGTCATATGAATACCATCTGCATACATCCAAATCTCCTTTTCTTGTTCACTCTATGTACTATCATTATGACATCAATGACTTTGATCTGTTAAATCAGGCAGCAGCATTGATCAGTGAGTATCAGGATTTTACCACTTTTTGCAAATTGCATAGTGATGCGAAGACGATGGACTGCAATATAACTGAAAGCACATGGATAAAAAACGAAAATACGTATATTTACAGAATCACTTCAGACAGGTTTTTGCGTGGGATGATACGCCTTATCGTAGGTATGTGTCTGAATGTATCATCGGGAAAACTGACGATTGATGAAGTCAGAGAAGCTATGGAGGCCCGTAAAAGAACCGGCCATGACTGGAGTGTGCCTGCGGTAGGACTTGTGCTTTGTGATATTAAGTATCCTTATTTGATGTGA
- a CDS encoding sigma-70 family RNA polymerase sigma factor, with the protein MNPDHIEDIIKGCKEGNRRCQDALVQKFAPGLLSLCLRYSSDRESARDALQDCFINAFKYIHSFEGKGSFEGWLKRIAVTAAITHQKKYKKIYFEEITEEANWAYADIPDIYSKIGKDEILALLKKLPESLYLVFNLYVIEGYQHNEIAEMLGITESTSRAALCKARNRLSDILKNQNELYVAHAS; encoded by the coding sequence GTGAACCCGGACCATATAGAAGATATAATCAAAGGATGTAAAGAGGGAAACCGAAGATGTCAGGATGCTCTGGTGCAAAAGTTCGCTCCGGGGCTCCTGTCTTTATGCCTGCGATATTCTTCTGACAGAGAGTCAGCCCGTGATGCTTTGCAGGATTGTTTTATCAATGCGTTCAAATACATTCATTCATTTGAAGGCAAAGGCTCATTTGAAGGATGGTTGAAAAGGATTGCTGTCACTGCTGCGATCACCCACCAAAAGAAGTATAAAAAGATATACTTTGAAGAAATCACTGAGGAAGCCAACTGGGCATATGCTGATATTCCTGATATATACAGCAAAATTGGGAAAGATGAAATTCTGGCGTTGTTGAAGAAACTGCCGGAGAGTCTTTATCTCGTATTCAATCTATATGTAATAGAAGGATATCAACATAATGAAATCGCAGAAATGCTCGGAATAACAGAAAGTACATCAAGAGCCGCTTTGTGTAAAGCCAGAAACAGACTGTCAGATATTTTAAAAAATCAGAATGAGCTATATGTAGCTCACGCGTCATAA
- a CDS encoding T9SS type A sorting domain-containing protein, which produces MERFFTKFLLTVLVFGYVAVNAQKNNTFTITAPDAIKGDYKLERFSWGPSPATPIAGDAILVTDLVAPFPDGCDSISTNLTGKIAFIDRGTCGISDKSVNAQKKGAIAVIICNTATGSAAGVVAAGATAGTLKIPSYMMSNADCVKIRTQLTNNEIKGTLKNITCTTNITYPANTIWGKNPKEGDFNGGLNDWTVSNPNTWEWASEGEMLRGTFGGVVMKSLSACNGVAEFNSDYLDNSGLCPEPCSGSLISPSITIPPGVKGLAIEFSQAVRHFQGSVYRLVLSKDGGVTWPDTINLNNGLYGNDAAAESIRERVALPAAYTTLPKLRFRFDHVGAYYFWGIDDVIVLDQAPYNDVEVRQNFYAVAPSFKTPISQAQEIPLLADLGNKGNVNAQNVILTATMKSGTTVLQQETNNYNVVPAYGSNENKVFPKTMTQPTTAGVYNIEYKVNSTGDIDSTNNKQDFNFVMTPSTFGKIPTELENGSNYLGFVYNNLTFWRDVKHYSIGNAFYVKNSKNSSGSALLLAKVRFGIGNTIASVANSVIKIDVYEFLDKNGDGDVTDASEKKKVGTNVVFLTSDITTPRRIEADVFVPEADGSISDKKLRVKSETLYLVVLHTEPAAASTPQIQILGYDPRTLNTIGRDYYYGATNLAYDSLGLLRSASSFGGKGDSPDDNDTREIFRVDFKTAFIEMDLALASSTYDIATSGEATLFPNPASSELYIDLSLHQVSKNVRVDLMSIDGRTVTSASFQQVQESRLRLDLTDIVSGTYNALIHTDQGVITRKVVIQK; this is translated from the coding sequence ATGGAAAGATTTTTTACAAAATTTTTATTGACAGTATTAGTTTTTGGATATGTTGCGGTCAATGCACAAAAAAATAATACTTTTACGATCACTGCCCCTGATGCAATCAAGGGAGATTACAAATTAGAACGATTTTCCTGGGGTCCTTCTCCTGCAACTCCTATTGCAGGTGATGCCATATTGGTTACAGACTTAGTGGCTCCATTTCCTGATGGGTGTGACTCAATATCAACCAATCTTACTGGTAAAATTGCTTTCATAGACAGAGGTACATGTGGTATTTCTGACAAATCAGTAAATGCGCAAAAAAAGGGTGCTATCGCTGTTATCATTTGCAATACAGCTACTGGTAGTGCAGCAGGAGTAGTTGCAGCAGGAGCTACTGCGGGTACACTAAAAATTCCATCTTATATGATGAGTAATGCGGACTGTGTAAAGATAAGGACTCAACTTACTAACAATGAAATAAAAGGGACTCTAAAGAATATCACCTGTACTACTAATATAACCTACCCAGCTAATACTATCTGGGGTAAAAACCCAAAAGAAGGAGATTTTAATGGTGGGCTGAATGATTGGACAGTGTCAAACCCAAATACCTGGGAATGGGCAAGCGAAGGTGAGATGTTAAGGGGTACTTTCGGTGGTGTGGTGATGAAATCGCTATCTGCATGCAACGGAGTTGCTGAGTTTAATAGTGACTACTTAGACAACTCCGGACTTTGTCCGGAACCTTGTAGCGGGTCACTCATTTCACCATCTATTACAATTCCTCCAGGTGTAAAGGGTTTAGCCATAGAGTTTTCTCAAGCTGTCAGACATTTTCAGGGGTCTGTTTACAGACTAGTCCTGAGTAAAGATGGCGGAGTTACCTGGCCAGATACAATTAACCTAAATAATGGCCTGTATGGTAACGATGCAGCAGCAGAAAGTATAAGAGAACGTGTTGCATTGCCGGCAGCATATACTACTTTGCCGAAATTGAGATTTAGATTTGACCATGTAGGGGCTTATTATTTTTGGGGTATTGATGATGTTATTGTATTGGATCAGGCACCATATAACGATGTAGAAGTCAGACAAAATTTTTATGCTGTTGCACCATCTTTTAAGACACCTATATCACAGGCACAAGAAATCCCACTTTTAGCTGACCTAGGAAATAAAGGAAATGTGAACGCCCAAAATGTTATCTTGACTGCCACTATGAAATCAGGAACCACAGTATTACAGCAGGAAACAAATAATTACAATGTTGTCCCTGCCTATGGTTCTAATGAAAATAAAGTTTTCCCAAAAACAATGACTCAACCTACTACCGCCGGGGTATATAATATTGAGTACAAGGTAAATTCAACAGGAGACATTGACTCTACAAATAACAAACAAGATTTTAATTTTGTAATGACCCCGAGTACTTTCGGAAAAATACCTACCGAACTGGAAAATGGTAGTAACTACTTAGGATTTGTGTATAACAATCTCACCTTTTGGAGAGATGTAAAACACTATTCTATTGGGAATGCATTTTATGTCAAAAACAGTAAAAACTCAAGCGGAAGTGCGTTATTGCTGGCAAAAGTTAGATTTGGTATCGGAAACACTATAGCTAGCGTTGCTAATTCAGTGATCAAAATAGATGTATATGAATTTTTGGATAAGAATGGTGATGGAGATGTGACTGACGCAAGCGAAAAGAAGAAAGTTGGAACAAATGTTGTTTTTTTGACATCAGATATCACAACACCACGCAGAATTGAAGCAGATGTTTTTGTGCCTGAAGCTGATGGTAGTATATCAGATAAGAAATTAAGAGTAAAATCTGAAACTCTCTATCTTGTCGTCTTACACACTGAACCTGCAGCTGCATCCACACCTCAAATTCAGATATTGGGTTATGATCCAAGGACTCTAAACACCATTGGAAGAGATTATTATTATGGAGCTACTAATTTGGCTTATGATTCTTTAGGGTTATTACGGTCTGCAAGTAGTTTTGGAGGTAAAGGAGATTCTCCTGATGACAATGATACTCGAGAGATATTCAGAGTTGACTTCAAAACTGCGTTTATAGAGATGGATCTAGCCTTAGCTTCTTCAACATATGACATTGCAACATCCGGCGAAGCCACTCTCTTCCCCAATCCGGCATCATCTGAACTATATATAGACCTTTCCCTACATCAAGTATCTAAAAATGTAAGAGTGGATCTGATGTCTATAGATGGAAGAACAGTGACTTCAGCTTCATTCCAACAAGTACAGGAATCGAGATTGAGATTGGACCTTACAGATATCGTATCAGGTACATACAACGCACTCATTCATACAGATCAAGGAGTCATCACTCGAAAAGTAGTGATACAAAAGTAA
- a CDS encoding carbohydrate kinase, which produces MNNHQTTHLPEFNDLHIVVIGDIMIDRYISGTVRRISPEAPVPVVDMDSIENRLGGAANVAMNLLALGAKVTLISITGDDDEGENFIHLCAAQGQLNHKILRIPGRKTTIKSRIMAGNQHLLRIDSEDRTELTKQSYDRIFHFFSGLTETNKIDGLILQDYNKGLLSDYLIHRLIEFCFTKKIATFVDPKEKNFFSYTGCTIFKPNKKEVQSATANFTNDYKTIGEKLQKQLQCDTVIITLGSMGIYIYRDNNGHLYPTAPRVVADVCGAGDSVISIVALCYLKKMNLQDIAKIANIAGGQVCEIPGVGLVNRDKVLKELKLFWE; this is translated from the coding sequence ATGAACAATCATCAAACCACCCATCTTCCGGAATTTAATGATCTGCACATAGTAGTGATCGGGGATATCATGATAGACCGATACATTTCAGGTACAGTCAGGAGAATATCACCTGAAGCACCTGTTCCCGTAGTAGATATGGACAGTATTGAAAACAGACTCGGAGGTGCGGCCAATGTAGCTATGAATCTACTTGCTTTAGGCGCGAAAGTGACACTGATATCTATCACAGGGGATGATGACGAAGGAGAAAACTTCATCCACTTGTGCGCTGCTCAAGGTCAGTTAAATCACAAAATTCTGCGTATACCCGGGCGAAAAACGACTATAAAATCCCGTATCATGGCTGGAAATCAACACCTGCTGAGGATAGATAGTGAGGATAGGACAGAATTGACCAAACAATCGTATGACAGGATTTTTCATTTTTTCTCAGGTCTCACAGAAACAAATAAAATTGATGGCCTGATATTGCAGGATTACAATAAGGGATTACTTTCTGATTATCTGATACATCGACTGATAGAGTTTTGTTTCACCAAAAAAATAGCGACCTTTGTGGATCCTAAAGAAAAAAATTTTTTCTCATATACAGGATGTACCATCTTCAAACCCAACAAAAAGGAAGTACAGAGTGCCACTGCGAATTTTACTAATGACTATAAGACTATAGGTGAAAAACTGCAAAAACAGCTTCAATGTGACACTGTGATCATCACATTGGGTAGTATGGGTATATATATTTATAGAGATAATAACGGCCATTTATATCCTACTGCTCCACGGGTGGTGGCAGATGTATGTGGTGCAGGCGACTCGGTGATCAGTATCGTCGCACTATGCTATCTGAAAAAGATGAATTTGCAGGACATTGCTAAAATTGCAAATATAGCGGGTGGTCAGGTTTGTGAGATACCAGGAGTTGGGCTGGTGAATCGGGACAAAGTACTAAAGGAATTAAAATTATTCTGGGAATAA
- a CDS encoding 3-deoxy-D-manno-octulosonic acid transferase gives MALKISYITDHGDMEKTLTFWVYSLLIYLGNGYISFGSLGSKKLKLLKSGRASTWQILSTRSLTTGKRIWMHCASLGEFEQGRPLIEKFKEEHPDTTIFLSFFSPSGYEIQKNYDKADVIFYLPSDTNANAEKLLQLIRPDMVIFIKYEFWWNLTRYLIKCKIPVFLISSVFRPNDYFWHPFVQPFKQILKEYTHICTQDDISAQVLSIQGFDNYSIAGDTRIDRVIQRSKIPGNADAIKEYINGNPVIVYGSVWMSDMHVVSATVSAFPDYIHIIAPHDISEKNIHQIRSQLHPSSDLYSANDWKANVIIIDNIGMLAGLYAFAKYVYVGGGFQKGIHNILEPAVYKIPVFFGPNHQKFNEAVTLTTMNAAIPVENFDPMIEKIKRLDLHPVEYQGIADRLDQYFNKNKGATEKTYNMINSLRPVQ, from the coding sequence GTGGCACTGAAGATATCATATATTACTGATCACGGCGACATGGAGAAGACATTGACATTCTGGGTGTACTCTTTGTTGATTTACTTGGGCAACGGGTATATCTCCTTTGGAAGTCTGGGTTCAAAAAAACTTAAACTACTTAAGTCAGGCAGAGCATCCACATGGCAAATATTAAGCACCAGAAGTCTTACAACTGGCAAGCGGATCTGGATGCACTGTGCTTCACTCGGTGAGTTTGAACAAGGTCGTCCTCTTATTGAAAAGTTTAAAGAAGAGCATCCTGATACTACGATTTTCTTAAGTTTTTTTTCGCCATCAGGTTACGAAATACAAAAAAACTATGATAAAGCAGATGTGATTTTTTACCTTCCTTCTGATACAAATGCCAATGCTGAAAAACTGCTGCAACTCATCCGGCCTGACATGGTGATATTTATAAAATATGAATTTTGGTGGAATCTGACCAGATATCTTATAAAATGTAAGATCCCGGTATTTTTGATTTCTTCAGTATTCCGGCCAAATGATTATTTCTGGCATCCATTTGTACAGCCATTCAAGCAAATTTTGAAAGAATACACACATATATGTACTCAGGATGATATTTCAGCTCAGGTTCTTTCTATACAGGGTTTTGACAATTATAGTATCGCCGGAGATACAAGGATCGACAGAGTTATTCAAAGATCAAAAATTCCTGGTAATGCGGATGCAATAAAAGAATATATCAATGGCAATCCGGTAATCGTCTACGGAAGTGTGTGGATGTCTGATATGCATGTCGTTTCAGCTACCGTATCTGCATTTCCTGATTATATTCACATCATAGCGCCACATGATATCTCAGAAAAAAATATCCATCAAATAAGATCTCAACTTCATCCATCATCAGACTTGTATTCTGCAAATGACTGGAAGGCAAATGTCATCATCATTGATAATATAGGTATGTTGGCTGGTTTGTACGCATTTGCAAAATATGTTTATGTCGGAGGTGGTTTTCAGAAAGGTATCCATAATATCCTTGAACCTGCAGTGTATAAAATCCCGGTATTCTTCGGGCCCAACCATCAAAAATTTAATGAAGCTGTCACTCTGACTACCATGAATGCAGCTATTCCTGTAGAGAATTTTGATCCAATGATTGAAAAAATCAAAAGGTTAGATTTACATCCCGTTGAATACCAAGGTATTGCTGACAGATTGGATCAATATTTTAATAAGAATAAAGGTGCTACTGAAAAAACATATAATATGATCAATTCGCTCCGTCCAGTTCAATGA
- a CDS encoding T9SS type A sorting domain-containing protein — protein MKTYSQTQNKTLFKLFFLVSLIAQFSFVIPLEIAKCPSTSFMMNCVDAIWNQDTECVTVSNMTPACSPVVSSTYEWRDESGIWRPVPSSGQLCGCDVYEYLDVTPVCQVQGGNFILGGRQFNKCPGRCLTRTDFTFSQGSSNVVNYPACTQDLNCIEITPAQLLANGGSMTAYYRSNTPSGSVVTILRFTYNGLGLSCANINAQVVQRGKIYKHIYVRRTVTCGGGVTEVCEVDKDIRQDNCLLEAFINTVNLGSPCNSSGYSASTINLSTPAIYQWTYNGTNLSAYDPPSLYCLAGRPFGTYCAEITDASGCMKEVCRVHQSAGCTTGVIIGQLGSNLVAEVTNCGPHMSSYQWARWNGVSWSNVGTNSNSFNTGGLAGDYRVQVTCGPCMAYGNIVIAAPLLAGPLPVLLQKFEALSAVCAPIQLTWNTVSEQNSWEFVIERSMDGKQFDKIGHVMSQNKNNGSNYTFLDSEAQNKSDKTIFYRLRHFDFDGTENIHKVIRHHYKCSDAIPSLSVSPNPAANLITIHLAHAKDEDDVNIIIRSIQGSVVKTANLSETNQAYQINISNLPTGVYSVEANGKYVKTSTVFTKVD, from the coding sequence ATGAAAACTTACTCCCAAACTCAAAACAAAACTCTTTTCAAACTTTTTTTTCTTGTTAGTCTGATTGCCCAGTTTTCTTTTGTAATTCCTTTGGAAATTGCAAAATGCCCATCTACCAGCTTTATGATGAACTGTGTGGATGCCATCTGGAATCAAGACACAGAGTGTGTTACAGTCTCAAATATGACACCTGCATGCAGTCCCGTGGTTTCCAGTACCTATGAATGGCGGGACGAATCAGGCATCTGGAGACCTGTACCTTCTTCAGGTCAACTATGCGGGTGTGATGTATATGAATATCTGGATGTCACTCCTGTATGTCAGGTGCAAGGTGGTAATTTCATTTTGGGTGGCAGACAATTTAATAAATGTCCCGGAAGGTGTCTTACAAGAACAGATTTTACATTTTCGCAAGGTAGCTCAAATGTGGTCAACTATCCTGCATGTACACAGGACCTCAATTGTATAGAGATCACACCTGCGCAGCTACTTGCCAATGGCGGATCAATGACGGCCTACTACAGGTCCAACACACCGTCTGGCAGCGTAGTCACTATATTAAGATTTACATATAACGGACTTGGTCTCAGCTGTGCCAATATCAATGCTCAGGTAGTACAAAGGGGCAAAATATACAAACATATCTATGTGAGGAGAACAGTAACATGTGGAGGTGGTGTAACTGAAGTGTGCGAGGTTGATAAAGATATCCGGCAAGACAATTGTCTTTTGGAGGCGTTTATCAATACAGTGAATCTGGGCTCTCCATGTAATAGTTCAGGATATTCGGCATCGACGATCAATCTGTCTACTCCGGCTATTTACCAATGGACATATAATGGTACAAATTTATCAGCTTATGATCCTCCTTCACTTTATTGTCTGGCTGGAAGACCTTTTGGCACTTATTGTGCTGAGATCACTGACGCTTCGGGTTGTATGAAAGAGGTATGCAGAGTGCATCAGTCTGCAGGGTGCACCACCGGTGTCATCATAGGTCAGCTGGGCAGTAATCTTGTCGCTGAGGTAACCAATTGCGGACCTCATATGTCATCTTATCAATGGGCGAGATGGAATGGTGTCAGTTGGTCCAATGTGGGTACCAACTCCAATAGCTTCAATACCGGAGGTTTGGCGGGTGACTATAGGGTTCAGGTCACTTGTGGACCATGTATGGCATATGGCAATATTGTTATTGCAGCACCACTATTGGCAGGACCATTGCCTGTATTATTACAAAAATTCGAAGCCCTATCAGCTGTATGCGCACCGATTCAGTTGACATGGAATACCGTTTCGGAACAAAACTCCTGGGAGTTTGTCATTGAAAGAAGTATGGATGGAAAACAATTTGACAAAATCGGTCATGTCATGAGTCAAAACAAAAATAACGGATCAAATTATACATTCCTTGATAGTGAAGCTCAAAACAAGTCAGATAAAACGATATTTTACAGGCTTCGGCATTTTGATTTTGATGGTACTGAAAACATCCACAAGGTCATCAGGCATCATTACAAGTGTTCCGACGCTATACCTTCCCTATCTGTCAGCCCAAATCCTGCAGCAAACCTTATCACGATCCATCTTGCCCATGCAAAAGATGAAGATGATGTAAATATTATTATAAGATCTATTCAAGGCAGCGTCGTCAAAACGGCTAATTTGAGCGAAACAAATCAGGCTTATCAGATCAACATATCGAACCTTCCCACAGGTGTATACAGTGTCGAAGCCAATGGGAAATATGTGAAAACTTCAACAGTTTTTACTAAGGTGGACTGA